The Flavobacteriales bacterium genome includes a window with the following:
- a CDS encoding MBOAT family protein, with the protein MIFNSFIFFIFLGVALPVYYALRSTQSRNIFLLLASYFFYGYWDWRFCSLLAFTTIVDYFIGDQIFKTDDAGKRKRLLIVSLVVNLGILGFFKYFNFFVENFQELSTAIGIPLDFVHLNIILPVGLSFYVFHNLSYIVDIYRKKIEPCRDIVVFGLFVTFFPQLVAGPIGRASFLLPQLSKRMVATTHQVKQGIVLITMGLFRKVMIGDTTGRYVDHIFEHLEVYNSVEIICAIVLFAVQIYADFSGYSLIARGTSKLFGVELMKNFEQPYLSRNITEFWRRWHISLSSWLRDYLYISLGGNRKGAVRTYVNLMLTMLLGGLWHGASWNFVVWGGLHGLYLVIHKLFTGDRRIAAENKWPFGIKDWMNVIFTNVLVLFAWIFFRSTSWETTRILFSRIWHWESSEYSLWFIGTTLTYLLLTLALDLFAYASGKHTYLLRIKSAPLRHGIMAATLIFTLFYLFQSNPMPFIYFKF; encoded by the coding sequence ATGATATTTAACTCCTTTATCTTTTTTATTTTTCTGGGGGTTGCGCTACCGGTTTACTATGCGCTCCGGAGCACACAGAGCCGCAACATCTTCCTGCTCCTCGCCAGCTATTTCTTTTACGGTTATTGGGATTGGCGGTTTTGTTCGTTGCTTGCTTTCACCACGATTGTAGATTACTTCATAGGGGATCAGATTTTTAAGACCGACGATGCCGGCAAAAGAAAACGCCTGCTGATCGTAAGTCTGGTGGTGAATCTGGGCATCCTCGGTTTCTTCAAGTACTTCAATTTCTTTGTGGAGAATTTTCAGGAATTGAGCACTGCGATTGGCATTCCGCTCGACTTTGTTCACCTGAACATCATCTTGCCGGTAGGCTTGTCCTTTTACGTTTTTCATAATCTGTCGTACATCGTTGATATCTACCGGAAAAAGATAGAGCCCTGCAGAGACATTGTGGTTTTCGGCCTTTTTGTGACCTTCTTTCCGCAGCTCGTCGCCGGTCCGATCGGCCGTGCAAGCTTTCTGCTCCCACAGCTCAGCAAGCGGATGGTGGCAACCACGCATCAGGTGAAACAGGGTATTGTGCTCATTACGATGGGTTTGTTCAGAAAGGTGATGATCGGGGACACCACCGGCCGTTATGTGGACCATATATTTGAACACCTGGAGGTGTACAATTCCGTGGAGATCATATGTGCGATCGTGTTGTTCGCTGTGCAGATCTATGCCGACTTCTCCGGGTACAGTCTGATCGCCCGCGGTACTTCCAAATTATTCGGTGTGGAGTTGATGAAGAATTTTGAACAGCCATACCTTTCGAGAAATATCACGGAGTTCTGGCGCCGTTGGCACATCTCCCTGTCTTCCTGGCTGCGCGACTACCTGTATATTTCATTAGGTGGTAACCGGAAGGGAGCAGTCAGGACCTATGTCAATCTAATGCTAACCATGTTATTGGGTGGGTTGTGGCATGGAGCCAGCTGGAACTTTGTGGTTTGGGGTGGTCTTCACGGTCTGTACCTTGTGATACATAAACTGTTTACCGGTGATCGGCGTATTGCCGCAGAGAACAAATGGCCGTTTGGGATAAAGGACTGGATGAATGTGATCTTTACCAATGTACTTGTGCTGTTTGCCTGGATATTCTTCAGGTCAACTTCATGGGAAACCACGCGCATCCTGTTTTCCAGGATATGGCATTGGGAATCCAGTGAGTATTCGTTGTGGTTCATCGGTACCACCCTGACATATTTATTGCTGACCCTGGCTCTTGACTTGTTTGCATATGCATCGGGTAAACATACTTATCTGCTCAGGATAAAATCTGCTCCGCTTAGGCATGGCATCATGGCGGCTACGTTGATATTTACCTTGTTCTATCTCTTCCAGTCAAACCCCATGCCCTTTATTTATTTTAAATTCTAG